From Solibacillus isronensis, the proteins below share one genomic window:
- a CDS encoding VOC family protein, producing the protein MGNLYPYFVLNGQAKEAVVLYAELFNAKSVTISTFGELPPNPERPIPPEAKDLVMNAQIELQEGQMMFSDTYPGSPQVTVGDNISIAYTSKDEQEIRYIFDGLREGGKVVMELQETFWSKCYGQVTDKFGVLWQLSLEA; encoded by the coding sequence ATGGGAAACCTGTATCCGTATTTCGTGTTAAATGGACAAGCAAAAGAGGCAGTGGTGTTATATGCAGAACTGTTTAATGCCAAAAGTGTAACGATTTCAACTTTTGGAGAATTACCGCCAAATCCTGAGCGCCCTATTCCACCAGAAGCAAAAGATTTGGTAATGAATGCTCAAATTGAACTGCAGGAAGGTCAAATGATGTTTTCCGATACGTATCCGGGCTCTCCGCAAGTGACGGTAGGGGACAATATCAGCATTGCCTATACGTCAAAAGACGAGCAGGAAATCCGATATATTTTCGATGGTTTAAGAGAAGGCGGAAAGGTCGTAATGGAGTTACAGGAGACCTTTTGGAGCAAGTGCTATGGGCAAGTAACAGATAAGTTTGGTGTGCTGTGGCAGCTAAGCCTTGAAGCATAA
- the fapR gene encoding transcription factor FapR — translation MKRSKKERQSLLTEQIADNPFVTDEQLAAEFNVSVQTIRLDRMELAIPELRERIKDVAAKKYDEVKSLPLDEVIGEIIDIELDNRAISIFDVGEEHVFQRNGIARGHHLFAQANSLAVAVIDDELALTVKSNVAFVKPVRAGNRVVTKAVVKGKNPDKNRTFIEVTSSVDNEIVFKGEFEMYRMKGEETT, via the coding sequence ATGAAGCGTTCCAAAAAAGAGCGACAGTCGTTATTGACTGAACAGATCGCAGACAATCCTTTCGTGACAGATGAACAATTAGCAGCTGAATTTAATGTGAGCGTTCAAACAATTCGATTGGATCGCATGGAACTCGCTATTCCGGAATTGCGTGAACGTATTAAAGATGTTGCTGCTAAAAAATATGATGAAGTAAAATCATTGCCACTTGATGAAGTCATCGGTGAAATTATTGATATAGAGCTGGATAATCGGGCAATTTCAATATTTGATGTTGGAGAAGAGCATGTATTTCAGCGCAACGGCATAGCGCGCGGTCACCATTTATTTGCACAGGCTAATTCTTTGGCGGTAGCAGTAATTGATGATGAGCTTGCCCTTACTGTAAAATCAAATGTAGCTTTCGTGAAACCGGTTCGAGCAGGAAACCGCGTCGTAACGAAGGCAGTTGTAAAAGGGAAAAACCCTGATAAAAACCGTACATTTATCGAAGTGACTTCTTCTGTTGATAATGAAATAGTTTTCAAGGGAGAGTTTGAAATGTATCGGATGAAAGGTGAAGAAACAACATGA